A DNA window from Microcystis aeruginosa NIES-843 contains the following coding sequences:
- a CDS encoding DNA-directed RNA polymerase subunit gamma, producing MKTPTDQRFDYVKIGLASPERIRQWGERTLPNGQVVGEVTKPETINYRTLKPEMDGLFCEKIFGPSKDWECWCGKYKRVRHRGIVCERCGVEVTESRVRRHRMGFIKLAAPVTHVWYLKGIPSYLSILLDMPLRDVEQIVYFNAYVVLDPGNAGNLSYKQLLSEDQWLEIEEEIYAEDSELVGIEVGIGAEAIQRLLQEINLEEEAERLRTEIVESKGQKRAKLIKRLRVIDNFIATGSQAEWMVLSVIPVIPPDLRPMVQLDGGRFATSDLNDLYRRVINRNNRLSRLQEILAPEIIVRNEKRMLQEAVDALIDNGRRGRTVVGANNRALKSLSDIIEGKQGRFRQNLLGKRVDYSGRSVIVVGPKLKIYQCGLPREMAIELFQPFVIHRLIKLGIVNNIKAAKKMIQRGDANVWHVLDEVITGHPVMLNRAPTLHRLGIQAFEPILVEGRAIQLHPLVCPAFNADFDGDQMAVHIPLSLEAQSEARLLMLACHNILSPATGRPIVAPSQDMVLGCYYLTAENPKAQKGGGRYFASMDDAIRAFDQGLVDLHASVWLRLPVGEKVKTNKPDEEVLETETLPDGSIWKYYRERKTREKDGEIISQYVRTTVGRIIYNKTILEALVV from the coding sequence ATGAAGACTCCAACAGATCAAAGATTTGATTACGTCAAAATCGGTTTAGCGTCCCCCGAGAGAATTCGGCAATGGGGAGAAAGAACCCTACCTAACGGTCAAGTCGTCGGAGAAGTAACCAAACCAGAAACGATCAACTATCGGACTCTTAAACCGGAAATGGATGGGTTATTCTGCGAGAAAATTTTTGGCCCCTCCAAAGACTGGGAATGTTGGTGCGGTAAATACAAGCGCGTCCGTCACCGGGGAATTGTCTGTGAACGTTGCGGGGTGGAAGTCACCGAGTCGCGGGTACGTCGTCATCGCATGGGTTTTATCAAATTAGCCGCCCCCGTCACCCACGTTTGGTATCTTAAAGGTATTCCCAGTTATCTCAGTATCCTGCTCGATATGCCCCTGCGGGACGTGGAGCAGATCGTCTATTTTAATGCCTATGTGGTTCTCGATCCGGGTAATGCCGGCAATCTTAGTTATAAACAACTCCTCAGCGAAGATCAATGGTTAGAGATCGAAGAAGAAATCTACGCGGAGGATTCGGAATTAGTCGGTATTGAAGTGGGTATCGGGGCCGAGGCTATCCAAAGACTCTTACAGGAAATTAACCTGGAAGAAGAAGCGGAAAGACTGCGGACGGAAATTGTCGAAAGTAAAGGGCAAAAACGGGCAAAATTAATTAAACGTCTCCGGGTAATCGATAACTTTATCGCCACGGGTTCTCAGGCAGAATGGATGGTTTTAAGCGTAATTCCCGTGATTCCACCCGATTTACGCCCCATGGTGCAGTTGGACGGCGGCCGTTTTGCCACCTCTGACCTGAACGATCTCTACCGTCGGGTGATTAACCGCAATAACCGTTTATCCCGTCTGCAAGAAATTCTCGCCCCGGAAATTATCGTCCGCAACGAAAAACGGATGTTACAGGAGGCCGTCGATGCTTTAATTGATAACGGTCGTCGCGGTCGCACGGTGGTGGGGGCCAATAATCGCGCCCTGAAGTCTTTATCGGATATTATCGAGGGTAAACAGGGGCGTTTCCGTCAAAATCTCCTCGGTAAACGGGTTGACTATTCGGGACGTTCGGTTATCGTTGTCGGTCCGAAATTGAAGATCTATCAATGCGGTTTACCCAGGGAAATGGCGATCGAATTGTTCCAACCCTTCGTTATCCATCGTTTAATTAAATTAGGCATCGTCAATAATATCAAGGCAGCCAAGAAAATGATCCAACGGGGGGATGCCAATGTTTGGCACGTCTTGGATGAAGTGATCACGGGACACCCGGTGATGTTAAACCGCGCCCCTACCCTGCACCGTTTGGGCATTCAAGCGTTTGAACCGATCTTAGTGGAGGGCCGGGCGATTCAGTTACATCCCCTCGTCTGTCCCGCTTTTAATGCTGACTTTGACGGGGACCAAATGGCCGTACATATTCCCCTCTCCCTGGAGGCACAATCGGAAGCGCGCTTATTGATGTTGGCCTGTCATAATATTCTCTCACCGGCGACCGGTCGCCCGATTGTTGCCCCTTCTCAGGATATGGTTTTGGGTTGTTATTATCTCACGGCCGAAAATCCCAAGGCCCAAAAGGGTGGGGGCCGTTATTTCGCCAGCATGGATGACGCTATTCGCGCTTTTGATCAGGGATTGGTGGATCTGCACGCTTCTGTGTGGTTGCGTTTACCGGTCGGAGAAAAGGTGAAAACCAATAAACCCGATGAGGAAGTCCTGGAAACGGAAACTCTCCCCGATGGCAGCATCTGGAAATATTATCGGGAGCGCAAAACCCGCGAGAAAGATGGTGAGATAATTTCTCAGTATGTGCGTACTACTGTAGGGCGAATTATCTACAATAAGACGATTCTAGAAGCTTTAGTAGTCTAG
- a CDS encoding RidA family protein, giving the protein MNNQVIRTDKAPAPVGPYNQAIAAPGPFLFVAGQIPLDPVTGEIVSREISTQTEQVMANLEGILTAAGANWSNVVKTTVFLSDLANFGAMNQVYARYFPPETAPARACVEVARLPKDVLVEIECIAALA; this is encoded by the coding sequence ATGAATAATCAGGTCATCCGTACTGATAAAGCTCCAGCCCCTGTGGGTCCCTATAATCAAGCGATCGCCGCTCCTGGTCCTTTTCTCTTTGTTGCGGGACAAATTCCCCTAGATCCCGTCACGGGTGAAATCGTCTCCAGGGAAATTAGCACCCAAACCGAACAAGTTATGGCCAATCTAGAGGGCATTTTAACCGCTGCTGGGGCTAATTGGTCAAATGTGGTGAAAACCACCGTCTTTCTCTCGGATTTAGCCAATTTCGGGGCGATGAATCAAGTTTATGCCCGTTATTTCCCCCCGGAAACTGCCCCGGCCCGGGCCTGTGTGGAGGTGGCCCGTCTTCCCAAAGATGTGCTAGTGGAAATAGAATGTATTGCCGCTTTAGCCTAA
- a CDS encoding DUF262 domain-containing protein produces MVNYLSQEEKLLAAEEEKYLEEEDDVDFPPADIIAYNEQRSCSDLVRMYKKKQLVIDPDFQRDVVWSEAQQTRFIDSLMKQLPIPSMCISLDYKTDKRYIIDGLQRISTIVKFLTTEDWRLSKLPDVDSSISGRTVEEIKTQHEELYERVENMTIPITMIRYDSSKKAHNNYIFTIFHRLNTGGVKLNNQEIRNCIYNGKFNSFLKECAQYENWLLLMDREQQKASRFGDEELVLRFFAFYDEYQNYKGKLTRFLNDYMYKHRFAHADFIQDKDELFKQTVDLIYDKIFKEEPLKTSKVIAEGILLGVAKNLDTLVNLSNGELQDKYSRLIKSEPFLTENLSSGMYRKDKALERINTSIKIFSSTGNDY; encoded by the coding sequence ATGGTTAATTATCTCAGTCAAGAAGAGAAATTACTAGCAGCCGAAGAAGAAAAGTATCTAGAGGAAGAAGATGATGTGGATTTTCCTCCTGCGGATATTATTGCTTACAATGAGCAGCGATCCTGCTCTGATCTAGTTAGAATGTATAAAAAAAAACAATTGGTTATCGATCCAGATTTTCAAAGAGATGTGGTGTGGAGTGAGGCACAACAAACTCGTTTTATTGATAGTTTAATGAAACAGTTACCGATTCCTAGTATGTGTATTAGTCTTGACTATAAGACAGATAAACGCTATATCATCGATGGATTACAACGAATTAGTACCATCGTCAAATTTTTAACTACTGAAGATTGGAGGCTATCAAAATTACCCGATGTAGATTCGTCTATTTCTGGAAGAACAGTTGAGGAAATAAAAACTCAGCATGAAGAATTATATGAACGCGTAGAAAATATGACTATTCCCATCACCATGATTCGCTATGACTCCAGCAAAAAAGCTCATAATAATTATATTTTTACCATTTTCCATCGCTTAAATACTGGTGGAGTAAAACTTAACAATCAGGAGATCAGAAATTGTATCTATAATGGCAAGTTTAATAGTTTTTTAAAAGAATGCGCTCAATATGAAAACTGGCTTTTGCTGATGGATCGAGAGCAGCAAAAAGCATCTCGATTTGGAGATGAAGAATTAGTGCTTCGTTTCTTTGCTTTTTATGATGAATACCAGAACTACAAGGGGAAATTGACCAGATTTTTAAATGATTATATGTATAAACATAGATTTGCTCACGCAGATTTTATTCAAGATAAAGATGAATTATTTAAGCAAACCGTTGACTTGATTTATGATAAAATCTTCAAAGAGGAACCTCTCAAAACCAGTAAAGTTATTGCTGAGGGAATTCTTTTAGGAGTTGCCAAGAATTTAGATACTTTAGTCAATCTCTCCAATGGTGAATTACAAGACAAGTATTCTAGATTAATAAAATCTGAACCATTTTTAACTGAAAATTTATCTAGTGGTATGTATCGAAAAGATAAGGCTTTAGAGAGAATTAATACATCTATCAAAATTTTTTCATCTACTGGTAATGATTACTAA
- a CDS encoding ParA family protein, with amino-acid sequence MSETWLRSLKQKLTDIYVQKEAQEWVDLNVSTAGLLNITIVSDKFENLSTTQRREAVTNDIEQQHKFLGFISLYTIQEAASLDLKAPQLLDAKSIHTWQDLALWSANPQNQSPSSPELCLPRTVTFYSFKGGVGRTTALIHVAWILAMRGRKVVAVDLDLEAPGLSTAFPLNPLPEYGIVDYFYEKSYLPEGVEAKINITKIFGEVNIPDATGRLFIVPAGYLSLDYIAKVDDLRATTILDNGETLWSTFSREIQNQLKPDLILVDSCTGINEWGALSLLQAANEAIIFLFPNEQNQKGIELLLQSLTSFGRLSLNFVFSPVPDLSDTGITKVTHAWQILQKDIDKNIDIDETTDHDLDIDSEDYLIIPYIPSIALADRYPVTGLLDYYARIANLIDEDTNFQ; translated from the coding sequence ATGTCAGAAACTTGGTTAAGATCACTGAAACAAAAATTAACAGATATATATGTTCAAAAAGAAGCACAAGAATGGGTTGATCTCAATGTATCTACTGCTGGACTTTTGAATATAACTATCGTCAGTGATAAGTTTGAAAATTTATCAACAACTCAGCGAAGAGAAGCAGTTACAAATGACATAGAACAACAGCATAAATTTTTAGGTTTTATATCTTTATATACTATTCAGGAGGCAGCCTCTCTCGATCTAAAAGCTCCACAACTTCTGGACGCAAAATCAATTCACACTTGGCAAGATTTAGCCTTGTGGTCAGCTAATCCACAAAATCAATCACCGTCTTCTCCCGAACTTTGTCTTCCTAGAACCGTAACTTTTTATTCTTTTAAAGGGGGAGTAGGTAGGACAACTGCTTTAATTCATGTTGCTTGGATTTTAGCGATGCGAGGTCGTAAAGTAGTAGCTGTTGACTTGGATTTAGAAGCACCGGGGTTAAGCACAGCTTTTCCCTTAAATCCCTTACCGGAATACGGAATTGTGGACTATTTTTATGAAAAATCCTATTTACCAGAAGGTGTAGAAGCAAAGATTAATATCACTAAAATATTTGGAGAAGTTAATATTCCCGATGCAACGGGAAGACTATTTATTGTTCCTGCGGGTTATTTGAGTCTTGATTACATTGCTAAAGTTGATGATCTGCGAGCAACAACAATTCTCGATAATGGGGAAACACTCTGGTCAACTTTTAGTCGAGAGATTCAAAATCAGTTAAAACCTGATCTTATCTTAGTAGATTCGTGTACTGGAATCAATGAATGGGGAGCTTTATCTTTACTACAGGCAGCCAACGAAGCAATTATTTTTTTATTTCCTAACGAACAAAATCAAAAAGGAATCGAGCTTCTTTTGCAATCTTTGACTTCTTTCGGCCGACTTTCGCTTAATTTTGTTTTTTCACCTGTTCCCGATTTAAGTGATACAGGAATAACTAAAGTTACTCATGCTTGGCAAATTTTACAAAAGGATATTGACAAAAATATAGATATAGATGAAACTACCGATCATGATTTAGATATAGATTCAGAAGACTATCTAATCATACCTTATATTCCCTCGATCGCTCTAGCAGACCGCTATCCTGTCACTGGATTACTGGATTATTATGCTCGCATTGCTAACTTAATCGATGAAGATACCAATTTTCAGTAG